In one Vulgatibacter incomptus genomic region, the following are encoded:
- a CDS encoding serine hydrolase has translation MVSFVVATLAVTMAACAHAPQSATPSSAASAAVPATPAGEGLAWFVRSINDAHGVVTEDELVERFSGDFLSKVPASQLVQLSKQFGQQIGNVTLESVEEQSPLALVAKLGSAQGLLRVSVAVEPEPPHRIVGLLIGPDIPARARPTSWEEVETALGAIAPRTNLLAARLEPDRCVPVREVGKDEVLALGSAFKLYVLLAASEQISGQTLSWQTPIAVRDSWKSLPSGTLQHEKDGKELPLVQIARQMISISDNTATDHLIRTVGRDAVERMLDRTRHASATRNRPFLTTREFFQLKLAANADQERYLGLDEAGRRAFLEELDRKELPPIETAAEWKAPRAIDTLEWFASTGDLCQVALALREAGQVEGSPVLDILAQNPGVRIDRDQWSYAGFKGGSEPGVMNLTFLLRRKSDDAWFFFSVGANDTRKEIDAPALVAVAEGALELLGK, from the coding sequence ATGGTGTCGTTCGTCGTGGCCACCCTGGCCGTCACGATGGCTGCCTGTGCCCACGCTCCGCAGTCCGCGACACCGAGCTCGGCGGCGTCCGCGGCGGTACCTGCCACCCCGGCAGGCGAGGGCCTCGCGTGGTTCGTGCGGTCGATCAACGACGCCCACGGAGTGGTCACCGAAGACGAATTGGTCGAGCGGTTCTCGGGGGACTTCCTCTCGAAGGTCCCGGCCTCCCAGCTCGTCCAGCTCTCGAAGCAGTTCGGCCAGCAGATCGGCAACGTGACGCTCGAGTCGGTCGAGGAGCAGTCGCCCCTGGCCCTCGTGGCAAAGCTCGGCTCGGCCCAGGGCCTGCTGCGCGTCTCGGTCGCCGTGGAGCCGGAGCCGCCGCATCGCATCGTGGGGCTCCTCATCGGGCCGGACATCCCGGCGCGAGCCCGCCCGACCTCCTGGGAGGAGGTCGAGACCGCGCTGGGCGCCATCGCGCCTCGCACCAATCTGCTCGCCGCCCGCCTCGAGCCGGATCGGTGCGTTCCGGTTCGCGAGGTCGGAAAGGACGAGGTTCTGGCGCTCGGCTCCGCGTTCAAGCTCTACGTCCTGCTCGCAGCCTCCGAGCAGATCTCAGGCCAGACGCTGAGCTGGCAGACGCCGATCGCGGTTCGCGATTCCTGGAAGAGCCTGCCCTCGGGGACGCTGCAGCACGAGAAGGACGGCAAGGAGCTTCCTCTCGTGCAGATCGCTCGCCAGATGATCTCGATCAGCGACAACACGGCGACCGATCACCTGATCCGCACCGTGGGCCGCGACGCAGTGGAGCGGATGCTCGATCGGACGCGTCACGCGTCTGCGACCCGGAACCGGCCCTTTCTCACCACGCGTGAGTTCTTCCAGCTCAAGCTCGCCGCCAACGCCGACCAGGAGCGCTACCTCGGCCTCGACGAGGCGGGGCGGCGGGCGTTCCTGGAGGAGCTCGATCGCAAGGAGCTCCCACCCATCGAGACGGCGGCCGAGTGGAAGGCGCCGAGGGCGATCGACACGCTCGAGTGGTTCGCGAGCACCGGTGATCTCTGCCAGGTGGCGCTCGCGCTCCGCGAGGCGGGCCAGGTCGAGGGCTCGCCGGTCCTCGACATCCTTGCCCAGAACCCCGGTGTACGGATCGATCGCGACCAGTGGTCCTACGCCGGCTTCAAGGGTGGCTCGGAGCCCGGCGTGATGAACCTCACCTTCCTGCTCCGCCGAAAGTCCGACGACGCCTGGTTCTTCTTCTCCGTGGGAGCCAACGACACGCGGAAGGAGATCGATGCGCCCGCCCTGGTCGCGGTCGCCGAGGGCGCGCTCGAGCTGCTCGGGAAGTAG
- a CDS encoding O-acetyl-ADP-ribose deacetylase produces MGELFLGGRIELLQGDLTKLEVDALVNAANRTLLGGAGLDAAVHRAAGPELLEATRKLGGAAPGEAKITEGFRLPARYVIHAVGPIWHGGKQGEPELLASCYRRSLELARDHELASIAFPAISTGAYRYPVEEATEIALRETRAFLEANALPNRVIFCCFSRYDLDVYRKLASRLLS; encoded by the coding sequence ATGGGAGAGCTCTTCCTCGGTGGACGCATCGAGCTCCTTCAGGGTGACCTCACGAAGCTCGAAGTCGACGCGCTCGTGAACGCCGCGAACCGCACCCTCCTCGGGGGCGCCGGACTGGACGCCGCCGTCCACCGCGCGGCGGGTCCCGAGCTGCTGGAGGCCACCCGCAAGCTCGGCGGGGCGGCGCCGGGAGAGGCGAAGATCACCGAGGGCTTTCGCCTCCCGGCCCGCTACGTCATCCACGCGGTGGGCCCGATCTGGCACGGAGGAAAGCAGGGCGAGCCCGAGCTCCTGGCGTCCTGCTACCGCAGGAGCCTCGAGCTGGCGCGGGACCACGAGCTGGCCTCGATCGCCTTCCCTGCGATCTCCACCGGCGCCTACCGCTATCCCGTAGAGGAAGCGACCGAGATCGCGCTCCGCGAGACCCGCGCCTTCCTCGAGGCGAACGCCCTCCCGAATCGGGTGATCTTCTGCTGCTTCTCGCGCTACGACCTCGACGTCTATCGCAAGCTCGCCTCGCGCCTTCTTTCGTGA
- a CDS encoding sigma-70 family RNA polymerase sigma factor has product MSLPAAQLEEHRTSLTGLCYRMLGSVVDADDAVQETMVRAWRSLDRFDGRSSMRTWLHRIATNVCLDALAAEKRRARPMEEGPVGSMNDDLEQRPRTHWLEPVPDAAVIPDSADPAERAMLRQSIRLAFVAALQHLPPRQRAALLLTEVLGWSVAEVADCLDTSVPAVNSALQRARATLATRDLQGGGGPLSDSQTRMLERYVAAFERFDVAELTSLLREDATFSMPPYALWLQGPELVRQWLLGPGAPCKGSRLLPTWACGAPAFGQYRPGEVEGTWRPWALVVLELDGDRIAGWNSFLDTEVLFPKFGLPPELA; this is encoded by the coding sequence ATGTCCCTCCCCGCCGCCCAGCTCGAAGAGCACCGCACCTCGCTCACCGGCCTCTGCTACCGGATGCTGGGCTCCGTCGTCGACGCGGACGACGCCGTCCAGGAGACGATGGTGCGCGCGTGGCGGAGCCTCGATCGCTTCGACGGACGCTCGTCGATGCGCACGTGGCTCCACCGCATCGCGACCAACGTCTGCCTCGACGCCCTCGCGGCGGAGAAGCGCCGCGCGCGCCCGATGGAGGAGGGGCCGGTCGGCTCCATGAACGACGACCTCGAGCAGCGCCCGAGGACTCACTGGCTCGAGCCCGTGCCCGACGCCGCGGTGATCCCCGACAGCGCCGACCCGGCAGAGCGCGCGATGCTGCGGCAGAGCATCCGCCTGGCGTTCGTGGCGGCGCTCCAGCACCTCCCGCCCCGCCAGCGGGCGGCACTGCTCCTAACGGAGGTGCTGGGCTGGTCCGTGGCGGAGGTCGCCGACTGCCTGGACACCTCCGTGCCCGCGGTGAACAGCGCGCTGCAGCGGGCCCGCGCCACGCTGGCGACCCGCGACCTGCAGGGCGGCGGCGGTCCCCTCTCCGACTCTCAGACGCGAATGTTGGAGCGATACGTGGCGGCCTTCGAGCGCTTCGACGTCGCCGAGCTGACCTCGCTCCTCCGCGAGGACGCGACCTTCTCCATGCCGCCGTACGCGCTTTGGCTCCAGGGCCCCGAGCTGGTGCGCCAGTGGCTCCTGGGACCGGGCGCGCCGTGCAAGGGTTCCCGTCTTCTACCCACCTGGGCCTGTGGCGCCCCTGCCTTCGGGCAATACCGGCCCGGGGAGGTCGAAGGGACCTGGCGGCCGTGGGCCCTCGTCGTCCTCGAGCTCGACGGGGATCGGATCGCGGGCTGGAACTCGTTCCTGGACACGGAGGTCCTCTTCCCGAAGTTCGGCCTGCCGCCCGAGCTCGCGTAG
- a CDS encoding deoxyhypusine synthase family protein: MTTRPLSSRPLSIREFCRRHFRHFNAAALVDAAEGYRRHVDGGGKMMVTLAGAMSTAELGISLAEMIRRDQVHAITCTGANLEEDVFNLVAHDFYERVPGYRDLTPHDEKALLDRHMNRVTDTCIPEMEAMRRIESVVLEEWMAADRAGERCFPHEFMYRILRSGKLEKSYQIDPADSWLLAACEKNLPIWVPGWEDSTLGNMFTGHCISGDVKNVHTVRTGIEAMQSLATWYEETAPKTPVGFFQIGGGIAGDFPICVVPMLHQDLQRTGVPLWAYFCQISDSTTSYGSYSGAVPNEKITWGKLGVDTPKFVVESDATIVAPLIFAYVLDR, translated from the coding sequence ATGACCACCCGCCCCCTTTCGAGCCGCCCCCTTTCGATCAGGGAGTTCTGCCGGAGGCACTTCCGTCACTTCAACGCGGCCGCGCTCGTCGACGCGGCCGAGGGCTACCGCCGCCATGTGGACGGCGGCGGCAAGATGATGGTGACGCTGGCCGGCGCGATGAGCACGGCCGAGCTGGGCATCTCGCTTGCCGAGATGATCCGCCGCGACCAGGTCCACGCCATCACCTGCACGGGCGCGAACCTCGAGGAGGACGTCTTCAACCTCGTGGCCCACGACTTCTACGAGCGCGTGCCCGGCTACCGCGATCTCACGCCGCACGACGAGAAGGCGCTCCTCGATCGCCACATGAACCGCGTGACCGACACCTGCATCCCCGAGATGGAGGCCATGCGGCGCATCGAGTCGGTGGTCCTGGAGGAGTGGATGGCCGCGGATCGCGCCGGGGAGCGCTGCTTCCCCCACGAGTTCATGTATCGGATCCTCCGCAGCGGCAAGCTCGAGAAGAGCTATCAGATCGATCCGGCCGACAGCTGGCTCCTCGCTGCCTGCGAGAAGAACCTGCCGATCTGGGTGCCCGGCTGGGAGGACTCCACCCTCGGAAACATGTTCACCGGCCACTGCATCTCCGGCGACGTGAAGAACGTCCACACCGTTCGCACCGGCATAGAGGCGATGCAGTCCCTCGCCACCTGGTACGAGGAGACGGCTCCCAAGACGCCGGTGGGCTTCTTCCAGATCGGCGGCGGCATCGCGGGCGACTTCCCGATCTGCGTCGTGCCGATGCTCCACCAGGATCTGCAGCGGACGGGCGTGCCGCTCTGGGCCTACTTCTGTCAGATCAGCGATTCGACCACGAGCTATGGCTCGTATTCCGGCGCGGTGCCCAACGAGAAGATCACCTGGGGCAAGCTGGGCGTCGACACGCCGAAGTTCGTCGTCGAGAGCGACGCCACGATCGTCGCGCCGCTCATCTTCGCCTACGTCCTGGATCGGTAG
- a CDS encoding cytochrome-c peroxidase codes for MKSFRVIPLVAGAVALASCKGEAKQEKPQAEEQAIVQKAVAAIDPAFLHAFGKLPARIDHASGPDAEERISLGRTLYYETRLSKNHDLSCNSCHDLAAFGVDGKATSPGHKGQLGARNSPTVYNAAGRHAQFWDGRAVDVEEQATGPIMNPVEMAMPDEKRVVETLRSIPAYVEAFAKAFPEEKEPITLANVGKAIGAFERGLVTPSRWDAYLGGDEKALTDEEKVGFTRFMETGCTACHAGAYVGGAMFQKLGLVKAWPTNKDLGRFEVTKNEADKMMFSVPSLRNIAKTGPYFHDGSVESLDEAVRMMAAHQLGKELADDDVKSIVAWLGSLTGEVPAAYIAKPELPASTDKTPKADPT; via the coding sequence TTGAAGTCGTTCAGAGTGATCCCGCTCGTCGCGGGAGCCGTTGCCCTCGCGTCGTGCAAGGGCGAGGCGAAGCAGGAGAAGCCCCAGGCGGAGGAGCAGGCGATCGTCCAGAAGGCGGTCGCGGCAATCGACCCCGCCTTCCTCCACGCGTTCGGCAAGCTCCCGGCGCGCATCGACCACGCGAGCGGCCCCGACGCCGAGGAGCGGATCTCGCTCGGCCGCACGCTCTACTACGAGACCCGCCTCTCCAAGAACCACGACCTCTCGTGCAACAGCTGCCACGACCTGGCGGCGTTCGGCGTGGACGGCAAGGCGACCTCGCCCGGACACAAGGGCCAGCTTGGCGCACGCAACTCCCCGACGGTCTACAACGCCGCGGGCCGCCACGCGCAGTTCTGGGACGGCCGCGCCGTCGACGTGGAGGAGCAGGCCACCGGTCCGATCATGAACCCGGTGGAGATGGCGATGCCCGACGAGAAGCGGGTGGTCGAGACCCTGCGCTCGATCCCGGCCTACGTCGAGGCGTTCGCCAAGGCCTTCCCCGAGGAGAAGGAGCCGATCACCCTCGCCAACGTGGGCAAGGCGATCGGCGCCTTCGAGCGCGGCCTCGTCACGCCGTCGCGCTGGGACGCCTACCTGGGCGGCGACGAGAAGGCCCTCACCGACGAGGAGAAGGTCGGCTTCACCAGGTTCATGGAGACGGGCTGCACCGCCTGCCACGCCGGAGCCTACGTCGGCGGCGCCATGTTCCAGAAGCTGGGCCTCGTGAAGGCCTGGCCAACCAACAAGGACCTCGGCCGCTTCGAGGTCACCAAGAACGAAGCGGACAAGATGATGTTCAGCGTCCCGTCCCTGCGGAACATCGCGAAGACCGGTCCGTACTTCCACGACGGTTCGGTCGAGAGCCTGGACGAGGCGGTGCGGATGATGGCGGCGCACCAGCTCGGCAAGGAGCTCGCAGACGACGACGTGAAGTCGATCGTCGCCTGGCTGGGCTCGCTCACGGGCGAGGTCCCCGCGGCGTACATCGCGAAGCCGGAGCTGCCAGCCTCGACGGACAAGACGCCGAAGGCCGATCCCACCTGA
- a CDS encoding YceI family protein codes for MRRLELFVGLLIVTLCSTALAEPTKESVASGSEVSFVAKITGGSFVAKTEKVSGSLAVDREQKRISGTIVVQAGSFSSGLGMRDNHMRDKYLEAEKFETLVFTAADQPFDPEEGKPSKVQGTLTVKGMSQPVTVDVKLDAGTANATFQVDVTKFGIPQPSFAVVKMDPIVEATVKLVLKHE; via the coding sequence ATGAGACGCCTTGAGCTCTTCGTCGGTCTGCTGATCGTCACGCTCTGTTCGACCGCGCTCGCAGAGCCGACGAAGGAATCGGTGGCGAGCGGCAGCGAGGTGAGCTTCGTCGCGAAGATCACCGGCGGGTCGTTCGTGGCGAAGACGGAGAAGGTCTCCGGGAGCCTCGCCGTCGATCGGGAGCAGAAGCGGATCTCCGGCACGATCGTCGTGCAGGCGGGCTCGTTCTCCTCCGGCCTCGGCATGCGCGACAACCACATGCGCGACAAGTACCTGGAGGCGGAGAAGTTCGAGACGCTGGTCTTCACCGCTGCCGATCAGCCGTTCGATCCGGAGGAAGGCAAGCCGTCGAAGGTCCAGGGAACGCTCACGGTGAAGGGCATGAGCCAGCCCGTCACGGTCGACGTGAAGCTCGACGCCGGAACCGCGAACGCGACCTTCCAGGTGGACGTCACGAAGTTCGGGATCCCGCAGCCCTCGTTCGCGGTCGTAAAGATGGACCCAATCGTCGAGGCCACGGTGAAGCTGGTCCTGAAGCATGAGTAG
- a CDS encoding VOC family protein gives MASTESRMLFVNLAVRDLGRSMEFFSKLGFEFNPQFTDKNAACMVVSDKAFVMLLTEPFFKGFTKKELCDTKSHTEGLFALSCPSREAVNEMVKTAIDAGGKHAMEPIDHGFMYGWSFYDVDDHHWEVMWMDPKAVQG, from the coding sequence ATGGCTTCGACCGAATCCCGCATGCTCTTCGTCAACCTGGCCGTCCGCGATCTGGGCCGCTCGATGGAGTTCTTCTCCAAGCTCGGCTTCGAGTTCAACCCGCAGTTCACCGACAAGAACGCGGCCTGCATGGTCGTGAGCGACAAGGCGTTCGTGATGCTCCTCACGGAGCCCTTCTTCAAGGGCTTCACCAAGAAGGAGCTCTGCGACACCAAGAGCCACACCGAGGGCCTCTTCGCGCTCTCCTGTCCCAGCCGCGAGGCGGTGAACGAGATGGTGAAGACGGCCATCGACGCCGGCGGCAAGCACGCCATGGAGCCGATCGATCACGGCTTCATGTACGGCTGGAGCTTCTACGACGTGGACGACCACCACTGGGAGGTCATGTGGATGGATCCCAAGGCCGTCCAGGGCTGA
- a CDS encoding CRTAC1 family protein has product MRSLLLIGAVLLFAGCSSSKATGGTGGNAGSGPGEEPELCGGAACKAEEVCDPFAQRCVEALPSRCRPGTSWQPGMVAFRDATEKWGLAALGVEGTRLSVADIDGDGFPDLSARKVGTLSDDFAPGGVRATWLLRNVAGERFEDVTEASRLVTPRRTTEPRRGRPAEVVIWADVNNDGHVDAFTGLSNTDPKNRQIESSELMLNDGTGHFVLGPEDAVFRREGDAVSRAAAVFLDADRDGAIDLFLGNGAVNGALSQDQLYRGLGDGRFEEVTAAAGLTTSPWKSLDDLNHGRGHSNAWGAVACDLNGDGRPDLAVSSYGRAPNHLWQAADGEGISFVNRSVESGYAFDDRRDWRDNESARCWCKLHPDAEDCGGVPAPQLIRCQTDADAFRWNHATDREPYRLGGNSGTTVCADVNNDGAMDLVTTEIVHWDVGTSSDPSELLLNTGSSDVTFRRPGNEATGLARAHDRVDWNDGDITAAVFDFDNDGRPDLYIGSSDYPGTRGHLYWQREDGTFEEVPIDVGIDQKASLGIAVADFDGDGDLDVVVGHSRMRCEDQCYETATTRIFENVMGQDGNWIQLDLVGGPNTNRSAIGARVTVQTELGTQTQEKGGGHGHYGMQHDPVLHFGLGKACEAKVTIRWPDAALTEQRFTLQSGYRYRLEQGGVPVARR; this is encoded by the coding sequence ATGCGAAGCCTGCTCCTGATCGGCGCGGTTCTCCTCTTCGCCGGATGCAGCTCCTCGAAGGCTACTGGTGGAACGGGCGGTAACGCCGGCTCCGGTCCTGGCGAGGAGCCCGAGCTCTGCGGCGGCGCCGCCTGCAAGGCAGAGGAGGTCTGTGACCCCTTTGCCCAGCGCTGCGTCGAGGCGCTGCCTTCGCGCTGCCGCCCAGGGACCTCCTGGCAGCCGGGGATGGTGGCCTTCCGGGACGCGACCGAGAAGTGGGGGCTCGCGGCGCTGGGAGTCGAGGGTACCCGACTCTCGGTCGCGGACATCGACGGCGACGGCTTCCCCGACCTCTCGGCGCGCAAGGTGGGGACGCTCTCCGACGACTTCGCCCCCGGCGGAGTCCGGGCGACGTGGCTGCTGCGCAACGTCGCGGGAGAGCGCTTCGAGGACGTCACCGAGGCGTCGCGGCTGGTGACGCCGCGCCGCACCACCGAGCCGCGGCGCGGGCGTCCCGCGGAGGTCGTGATCTGGGCCGACGTGAACAACGACGGCCACGTGGACGCGTTTACCGGGCTCTCGAACACCGATCCGAAGAACCGCCAGATCGAGAGCTCCGAGCTGATGCTCAACGACGGGACGGGGCACTTCGTCCTCGGCCCCGAGGACGCGGTGTTTCGGCGCGAGGGGGACGCCGTGAGCCGCGCCGCGGCGGTCTTTCTCGACGCCGATCGGGACGGCGCGATCGACCTCTTCCTGGGAAATGGCGCAGTGAACGGGGCTCTCAGCCAGGACCAGCTCTACCGCGGTCTGGGCGACGGCCGCTTCGAGGAAGTGACGGCCGCCGCGGGCCTCACCACCTCGCCCTGGAAGTCGCTCGACGATCTCAACCACGGCCGGGGCCACTCCAACGCGTGGGGCGCGGTGGCCTGCGATCTGAACGGCGATGGGAGGCCGGACCTCGCCGTGTCGTCGTACGGGCGCGCGCCGAACCACCTCTGGCAGGCGGCGGATGGCGAGGGGATCTCCTTCGTCAATCGCTCGGTGGAGTCGGGCTACGCCTTCGATGACCGTCGCGACTGGAGGGACAACGAATCGGCCCGGTGCTGGTGCAAGCTCCACCCCGACGCGGAGGATTGTGGCGGCGTGCCGGCGCCGCAGTTGATCCGCTGCCAGACGGACGCCGACGCCTTTCGCTGGAACCACGCCACCGACCGGGAGCCGTACCGCCTGGGCGGAAACTCCGGGACCACGGTCTGCGCCGACGTGAACAACGACGGCGCGATGGATCTCGTCACCACCGAGATCGTCCACTGGGACGTCGGGACCTCGAGCGATCCGAGCGAGCTCCTCCTGAACACCGGCTCTTCCGACGTGACCTTCCGGCGCCCGGGCAACGAGGCCACCGGCCTCGCGCGAGCGCACGATCGCGTCGACTGGAACGACGGAGACATCACCGCTGCCGTCTTCGACTTCGACAACGACGGTCGGCCGGATCTCTACATCGGCTCTTCGGACTATCCGGGGACCCGCGGCCACCTCTACTGGCAGCGCGAGGACGGGACTTTCGAGGAGGTGCCGATCGACGTGGGGATCGATCAGAAGGCGAGCCTCGGGATCGCGGTGGCGGACTTCGACGGCGACGGCGACCTCGACGTGGTGGTGGGCCACTCGCGGATGCGCTGCGAGGATCAGTGCTACGAGACCGCGACCACGCGCATCTTCGAGAACGTGATGGGCCAGGACGGCAACTGGATCCAGCTCGACCTGGTTGGCGGGCCGAACACCAACCGCAGCGCCATCGGGGCGCGGGTGACGGTGCAGACCGAGCTCGGCACGCAAACCCAGGAGAAGGGCGGCGGCCACGGCCACTACGGCATGCAGCACGACCCCGTGCTCCACTTCGGCCTTGGCAAGGCGTGCGAGGCCAAGGTGACGATCCGCTGGCCCGACGCCGCTCTCACCGAGCAGCGGTTCACGCTGCAGTCCGGCTATCGCTACCGGCTCGAGCAGGGCGGGGTGCCGGTGGCCCGCCGCTAG
- a CDS encoding carboxypeptidase-like regulatory domain-containing protein encodes MKRKLASFAVFATLVACGDDSESKPCKVDDPRTCSKGLVCEPVVGEADPACFRPVEIRGSVIDLRTEVAIAAARVNAEEASGRPIGDVAETGIGGTYAIRIPSTRQDGSGAPVGQTITLRAAARDYVPFPSGFRVALPLDTAQATEAADGAWVVAGGPAVIGLEPLPSDRVGLASISGTVGLPSDGSLGFGTMVVAERASGGETITGRVNQRGEFVLFNVPPGSYTVQAYRRGVNYVAAGVAVERADVKGVRLDVAETGTATLAGSVSIVAGNGATSVVMVLESTFDETLARGILVPGLRAPEPGLAPNIKGDFRIDGIPDGRYVILAAFENDGLVRDPDPDISGTQIQHIVVSGGVTSASPKFKVTSAVRMVGPGAGETVEAVTGQPTFRWQAYSSAKRYDVELFDNFGTRLWIKSVTTTNAAYDGAVALEPGFPYQWRLTAFGNAGNPISMTEDLRGVFEIAP; translated from the coding sequence ATGAAGCGCAAGCTCGCCAGTTTCGCGGTCTTCGCAACGCTCGTTGCCTGCGGGGACGATTCGGAATCGAAGCCGTGCAAGGTGGATGACCCGCGCACCTGCTCCAAGGGCCTGGTCTGCGAGCCCGTCGTGGGCGAGGCCGATCCCGCCTGCTTCCGGCCCGTGGAGATCCGGGGCTCCGTGATCGACCTGCGTACGGAGGTCGCGATCGCGGCCGCCCGGGTCAACGCCGAGGAGGCCTCGGGGCGGCCCATCGGCGACGTGGCCGAGACGGGGATCGGCGGGACCTACGCGATCCGGATCCCCTCGACCCGCCAGGATGGCAGCGGCGCTCCCGTCGGACAGACGATCACGCTGCGAGCCGCGGCCCGGGACTACGTGCCCTTCCCCAGCGGATTCCGGGTGGCGCTCCCGCTCGACACCGCCCAGGCCACCGAAGCCGCCGACGGCGCGTGGGTGGTCGCCGGCGGCCCCGCCGTGATCGGCCTCGAGCCGCTCCCCTCCGATCGGGTCGGCCTCGCGTCGATCTCCGGAACGGTCGGGCTGCCCTCCGACGGCTCGCTCGGCTTCGGGACCATGGTGGTCGCGGAGCGCGCGAGTGGCGGCGAGACGATCACCGGCCGGGTCAACCAGCGAGGCGAGTTCGTCCTCTTCAACGTCCCGCCCGGCTCGTACACGGTCCAGGCGTACCGGCGCGGCGTCAATTACGTCGCCGCGGGCGTCGCGGTGGAGCGCGCCGACGTGAAGGGCGTCAGGCTCGACGTCGCCGAGACCGGTACCGCGACGCTGGCCGGCTCCGTCTCGATCGTCGCCGGGAACGGCGCGACGAGCGTCGTCATGGTCCTGGAGAGCACGTTCGACGAGACCCTCGCCAGAGGGATCCTGGTGCCCGGGCTGCGCGCGCCGGAGCCGGGCCTGGCGCCGAACATCAAGGGCGACTTCCGGATCGACGGGATCCCGGACGGCAGGTACGTGATCCTCGCCGCGTTCGAGAACGACGGGCTCGTTCGCGATCCCGATCCGGACATCTCCGGGACCCAGATCCAGCACATCGTCGTCTCCGGAGGCGTCACCTCCGCGAGCCCCAAGTTCAAGGTGACGAGCGCGGTTCGGATGGTGGGCCCCGGCGCGGGCGAGACCGTCGAAGCGGTGACGGGCCAGCCGACCTTCCGGTGGCAGGCGTATTCGAGCGCGAAGCGCTACGACGTCGAGCTCTTCGACAACTTCGGCACCCGGCTCTGGATCAAGTCCGTGACGACGACGAACGCGGCCTACGACGGCGCCGTGGCTCTCGAGCCCGGCTTCCCCTACCAGTGGCGCCTCACCGCGTTCGGCAACGCGGGCAACCCGATCTCGATGACCGAGGATCTGCGGGGCGTGTTCGAGATCGCACCGTGA
- the rlmN gene encoding 23S rRNA (adenine(2503)-C(2))-methyltransferase RlmN, with the protein MHVGSLTSDQLAEWARTKGASEASARQLARAVMGRFTNREVSALPSKRLLEEAERELGWSLPESTPVEDPDGTIRHAVRFADGALVEAVAIPHPERSTICLSTQAGCARGCLFCETGRLGLQRQLLPEEIVGQFAVVSRHLAALGRPAPSNIVFMGMGEPLDNLDAVLAAADVLSDDCGFAVAPRRITVSTVGVVPRMREFYRRSRYRLAVSLHAASDEERKALLPVARTWDLAVLREAIAESPEPVLLQWTMIDGVNDTDRHADQLLAFCKGLDVRVNLIPLNPGPEERLRAPSMERVRTFQKRLRDAGLRTLVRMPHGREIGGACGQLAGALREHPERKPALPVIGKATSLHR; encoded by the coding sequence ATGCACGTGGGTTCCCTCACCTCCGACCAGCTCGCCGAATGGGCCCGGACCAAAGGCGCATCCGAGGCGTCGGCCCGGCAGCTCGCGAGGGCTGTGATGGGTCGATTCACCAATCGTGAGGTAAGCGCGCTGCCCTCGAAGCGCCTGCTCGAGGAGGCGGAGCGCGAGCTGGGCTGGTCCCTCCCGGAGTCGACGCCGGTGGAGGATCCCGACGGGACCATCCGCCACGCGGTCCGCTTCGCCGACGGCGCGCTGGTGGAGGCGGTCGCGATCCCGCATCCCGAGCGCAGCACGATCTGCCTCTCCACCCAGGCCGGCTGCGCCAGGGGCTGCCTCTTCTGCGAGACCGGCCGACTGGGGCTGCAGCGCCAGCTCCTCCCCGAGGAGATCGTGGGGCAGTTCGCGGTGGTGTCGCGGCACCTCGCCGCGCTGGGGCGGCCGGCGCCGAGCAACATCGTGTTCATGGGGATGGGCGAGCCCCTCGACAACCTCGACGCGGTCCTCGCCGCAGCGGACGTCCTGAGCGACGACTGCGGCTTCGCCGTGGCCCCGCGGCGGATCACGGTGTCCACCGTGGGCGTGGTGCCGCGGATGCGGGAGTTCTACCGGCGCTCGCGCTACCGCCTGGCGGTGAGCCTGCACGCGGCGAGCGACGAGGAGCGGAAGGCGCTCCTGCCCGTGGCCCGCACCTGGGATCTCGCGGTGCTCCGGGAGGCGATCGCCGAGTCGCCCGAGCCCGTGCTCCTCCAGTGGACGATGATCGACGGGGTGAACGACACCGATCGCCACGCCGACCAGCTCCTCGCCTTTTGCAAGGGCCTGGACGTGCGGGTGAACCTGATCCCCCTCAACCCGGGCCCCGAGGAGCGGCTGCGCGCGCCGTCCATGGAGCGGGTGCGCACCTTCCAGAAGCGGCTCCGCGACGCGGGACTGCGCACCCTGGTGCGGATGCCCCACGGCAGGGAGATCGGCGGCGCCTGCGGCCAGCTCGCCGGTGCGCTTCGCGAGCACCCGGAGCGAAAGCCCGCGCTCCCCGTGATCGGCAAGGCCACGAGCCTGCACCGCTGA